The genomic interval CGTAAGAACTTCCACCCATCGTATCATCTCCTCCCTGTTGATTCTTCTATCTTAATGCTAATATTTTCAAAGTACAACCATGAATTCATACATATACTCAAAAATAATCAACTCACCGATCAATTATTTTCCATTATTCATGTTCTGTCATACGACTTTGAGCTAATTTCCGTCGAAATGCTGCTGTTTTTTGTAGTAATCGATTTTTCAAGAAAAACCCAATAAAAAAGGTTATCATAAAAAACAAAAACAAAATCAACACATCCATGTTCACAACGCTCCAAATCATTCCTCCAACAGTTTCTCGTAATAAACTAATTGCATACGTAAAAGGCAAGTACGGATTGATAAATTGAAAAAATGGCGGAGTCACTTGAACTGGAAACGTGCCGCCTGAAGACGAAATTTGCAACACAAGTAAAATCACACAAACAGCTTTCCCTCCATTACTGAAGAGCGCTACTAATGTATAAATCAGCATGCCAAACACTGTAGCAATGAAAGCTGAGAACAAAAAAAAACCATAGTTTTTCAGCTACATATGTGTGAAGGAATACAATATTACCAACGGAAATAATAATTGACTGTAAAATGCCTATACAAAAGAAAGTTAGATAACGCCCAACATAAATTTGGTAAGATTTATACGTTCCCTCTAAATCCTGAATATGGACTCCAAAAATAGAAACGAGTACAAGACCTGCAAACCAAAGAGCTAACGTTGTAAAAAACGGTGACATCGCTGAACCATAGTTAGGGATTGGAAATAGTTTATGTTCAGTTAACAATACAGGTTCTGCAAAAAAATCACTTTCTTTTTTAATATCGTTTCGTAATAAATCAATAATTTCATGTAAATCATGATTTTTGTCAAATGCACGCATTTGACTTGCTATTTCTGAAATCTTTCTTTTTAATTCAGGTAATTGAGTTTGAAAAAAAGCAAGGTCTTTACTACCAGTAACAACACGTTGTTTTGTATGCTGAAGCATTGCTTGTGCTTCATTTAACTTATTTTGCCCTTGCTTACTTAACGCCTCAAATTCTTTCATCGTTGTTCTTGCTTGATCAACCACTTTGGCTAGCTTTGGACTTGTTTCTGAAGCAAATCTCTCTTGTAATCCTTCCCATTCACCTACGTTTGCTTCAGTTAATTGTTGAAGCTCTGAAACCGACAAATGATGTTGCCTTAACCCCTCAATCTGTTTGTTTTGATTAGCAAGCACTCTTTCTAGCGCACCCTGTTCGGTTTGAAATAAGTTTGTACCGGCAAAAACATTTAGACGCTGAATCATCTGTTGAATGGCAACTAACACATTCCTATTGCTAGAAACTCTATCCAATACAGTTTGTACCGCCTCTTGATTGTTTATATCCAACGTTCCCATCATGGAAGCTATCGTCATTTCCTGCTGCAGTAGATTTGATATATTTTGTTTAAGATTAGGACCAAGAGCCTGTAATGTCTCGTTTGTCGTAGATACATAGTTCTCTATCGCTTTATGTAATGCTTCCCCATTTGAGGTAACTTGCTTGATGTTATCAAGGGCCGCGTTTGCTCGGTCCATTCTTTTTTCTACCTTCTGAACATCTGTCAACGCCTGCTCTGTAATGCGTTCTATTTCCGGAAATGTATCTTCTAACCGATACACCATTTGTTTCACCTGTTGAATGGTTGGTAACTCTCGCTCAAGCTCAATTCCTATTTCATTAAATACCGTTAAGAGCATTGTACTTGATGTTTTCACAAAGCTTTTACTCACTTGTTCTACAATGCCGCTTGCACCTTTGAACGTAATTTTTGGAGCAATCGCATTGCTTTTTTCATTTACGTAATATATGATTTCCGGCTTAATAGGCTCATCGGTTAATACAGTTGTAATCCGTTCAGACAGATTTTCTGGAATGATGATACAGGCATAGTATTCACCTAGTCTCACTTTTTGCTTTGCTTCCGCTTCGCTCGTAAAATGCCACCCAAGTGATTGATCTTCTTTGAGAGCATCAGTAATTTTTTTTCCGATATTAATTTCTTTATTCTGAAACACAGCTCCTCTATCATTATTCACAACCCCAATTGGAATCGTATTCGTATGTTTATAGGGGTCCCATGAAGCTTCTATGTTTATCCATGCATACAAACCAGGTAAAAATAACAGCCCAAATACCACGATAAGGACTGCCCAATTTGTATATATACTTCGTAAATCATCTTGAAAGATACGTATAATGGCTTTCATCTTTCATCACCTGTTTTCTATTTCAATACAGGTATTATTAGAGCCCCAACCAGCTTCTATACATAAAAAATCACTAGGCCAAGTACTTTTACTGAAAGATTAGAGAAATGAAGTTTAAGGCTTAAATTAAGAGTAAAGACATGATGTTTAACAATTATAAAAAATGAAAGAGGAGTGGTAAATCCACTCCTTTTATTACGACAACTGATGGTTTTATTTCAATTTTATCCCTCATACGTCTCAAATAATCTTTTCAAATACTCATTATTTCCTTTTGCGATATACCGCTCAGCTTCTATGATCTAGTCTAATTGGGAACTATAACTAAACGGACCGGAAATTCCCAGATAGAGAACTTTGGAAGGTTATTTAGTACGCACAAATTCGGTATAGCATTAAATATTTTAAGATTTTATTGAAAAAATATTGACAAACTATTAGCTGGTTTAGTGAAACAACTACAAACTCTCCGGTAAATGATTTTTACACATTTCCAATGCATTCGTATGTTTTTTTAAAACAGCTACTGTTTTGGGATGAGGCTTTGCATAGATAACTGGATAATCCTTTTCATCAAGTTCTTCATTAATAGGAAAAGCTAATTTTTCTTCTTTAATTGAAAATTGGGCATCAATTCCCTTCTTATTTCCACGAGCATCTACCCTAATCCATTTATTAAGTGATTTAAAGAAGATAGCATTTAAAGCGTGAATACAATACCCTTTTTCTGGAGTATCAGACAACATCAATCTTTGATAACAAAAACCTGTTGGTATTAATTGTGAACGCAATAAAGACGCTAATAGGTGTGATTTTGCATAACAAATCCCCTCTTTAAAATCTAATACTTCCGAAGCATTACAAGTAACTCGTTTTGATTGGAAATCCAAAGAATGAGAAATTTCATCACGAACAAATTCAAAAGCTACTTTAGCTTTTTCAATTTCTGTTTGATTTAGATTGAAAAGTTCATCCGCTTTCCTTTTTATTATTGGATTGGAATAATTAACTTCATTTAATTCAAGTAAATAATCATCTAAATTATCAGACTCACAAATCAATTTCATTATCTCCACTCCTATCTAACATGTATAAGTATTTATATATGAATTACTATACAATATAAAATAATGAATTTGATAGTTTGACTGTTAAACTATTAGCTGGTTTAGTTCCACAAGATAATCAACACTATCCTTTAGCAGACCTAACCTAAAACAATGTGGCAATAAAAGTGGTGTTAAAAAGTTCAAATGTAGCAATAAAAGTCTTGATAAATCCACTAAATGTAGTAATAAAATGAAGAAAAAATCATAAAAAAATAGGCGTATCAAGCAAAGTGTTGATACACCTTAAAACTACACATGCGTTGTCGTGCAGTGATACTTATATTTCTTAAATTATTTTAATTTCAGTATTACATATTAACCTAATGATTTTTATGTTTCGCTGTTATATTGTTTAATAAGGCTTTTTTTGATAAAAGAAATTAGGCTTTACCTTTTGATTGCGATATGGCCTATGAAAGATATGAGTGGTTGCAGGTGAAACAGGTGGAATTAGCCATGTCCAATCTCCTGTTGTATTCCGTCCACATGCTGTTTCTTTTTCTTCAAAATGTTTAAATTGCTTGGCTGCATTATGATGATCCACTATACTTACGCCCGCTTCTTTAAAGGAATGTAGCACAGCCACATTTAATTCAACTAGCGCGCGATCTTTCCAAAGTGTTGCATCACGTTTAATATCGAGCCCCATCCTTTTTCCAATTCGCGGTAACATATTATAGCGACCCTCATCCGCAAAATTTCGCGCTCCAATTTCCGTTCCCATATACCAGCCGTTAAATGGTGCCGCCGAATACTTAATTCCCCCAATTTCTAAACACATATCTGATATAATAGGAACGGCATACCACTTTAGATTTAGTTCACTAAACCATTCAAAATCGGGGTGATGAATCGGTACTTCCTTTACAATGGAAGCAGGTGTTTCAAACCATCTTGGCTGTTGCCTATTCACTTGAATAACCTGTGGTAATATATCAAAAGACCCCAAACTCCCTTTCCAACCGAGCTCCTGACAGATCTTCGTAAATTCAACAGAAGCCGGGTCACCAACAATCCCGTGTTCTGTCTCATAGCCTGCATAGCGAAGCAATTGATGGTTCCATAAGCGAATCGAGAATTGTTCATCTGCCGGCTTAAAAATTGTAATCGTCGGAATAATGGCACCATCATTTGTAGCAAATTCGATATGATGACGCAACGCCTCATTAATCTGCTCCTCATCTCGAAGATGACGCTGATCAATCACACGAAGCGAATCCCAAAATAATCGGCCAATGCAGCGATTACTATTCCGCCATGCTTGTTTCGCTCCTATTTCAAGCTCCTCTACTGAATGCTGATACGTATGTGTTTCTTCTATTTCTTTTTGGATATCCATGATTCGGCTATTGATTTCATCCTCCGTCTTCCCCATTTCTAAATAACTGCTACGGATGAACGCTTCTGCCTCTTGAAATATAAGGTTCATTTATTCAATTCCTTCCAAAATTATATGCTCTTTCTAATAAGGTATCATATTTTGTACTATCTTTTCCCTCGATTCTCTTCGCTACTTTATACATTTTGTGAAATTTGACACAAAACTTACTTAATATAAGTAACAAACCTTTTATTAACACCCTATATGAAGTAACTTTATTTTAATATGTAAAGTTGTTACATAAACCGTAAATGATTTATAATAGTATGGAGGGGGTGATTTTATGAATAATACAACGATTTGTCCTCGATTTGAAAAAGGGATGCAAATTTTAAGCAAACGATGGACAGGATTAATCGTCCACCAATTACTGAATGGCCCTCAACGGTTTTGTAGAATTGAAGCCGCCTTCCCAATTAGTGGTCGAATTCTCTCGGAACGTTTAAAAGACTTAGAACAAGAAGGCATTGTAAAAAGAGACGTCTATCCTGAAACACCAGTTCGAATTGAATATTCATTAACAGAAAAAGGGCTTGCATTAGCACCTGTCATTAATGAAATTCAACAATGGTCATCAGACTGGATTAAATCAGTAGAAGAAGAATCGTAAGAGCTGATACGGATTAGCTCCAAATTATAAGATGAAACGTAGGGCCCTTTTATAACAGAAGGGCCCTATCTATCTTCTTCTAAAATGATTTTAGGCTATGTAAATCAGTATTGTTGATTTAACAGAACCTTATTTTAAAAACCTTCTTCACTTCTCCTCTGTTATATATGGATAGCATCTCCTGATTAGGAAAAAACAAACTGCTCTACATGAAGTATATTTTTGTATAAACAAACCAGTTATACAAATAATAAACATGTTTATCGTAATCCATTTATAAAAAGGAGACAGCCACTATGAAAAAACTACTTATATCGGGATTAACCTGCATACTACTTTCTCTATCTCCTATGGCCCAGGCATATTCACAAGAGAAACAAACAGAGAATAAAACACCAGAAGTCACCTTTACCAAAGAGCAAAAATCAGAACTAAGCAAACTGCATCAAAAGATTTTGACAGACAAAAAAGAACTGTTGAATAAATACGTAGAATATGGCGCTCTCAAGCAAGAACAAGCTGATAAAATAATCGAACATTTAGAGAAACGATATGAAATGATTGAAGAACGAGGCTTTCAATATCCACCTCACCATATGCACCATAAACCTCATCATCATTGAACTACCCCCACTTAGCAAGCTTGAAGTGGAGGATTCCTAAGTCTTAGACCTGAGAACCCCATCCGTTCAACGAGATAGGTTAGCTATGCGAGATGGTAGAAGTGTCTCTTTCGAGACGACCTCTTTTATTCCTATGGAAGCAAACAAAAAGGTACACCATCTTTCATTCGCACAGAATAGAAGAACGCATTGCAATGCACCCAGCTCCTAGAATCATTACGCCCTAAAAGGGACACCATCTGCTCCGGTGGTCAAAGTAAAAGACTGGTACAATGCGTTCTTGGGTTGTGTATGTTTTATGTGAATACTCTTAACAATTTTCTGGTTTCTTCCTCTTGAAGAGAAGAATAGTAAACATTTATCCCTTGATGTGGTTTATTTACATTAAAAATGTGGTAAAACGAATGTAAATGAATAGAAAACTTTTTATGCAAGACAGACCATTGACTCCAATGATGTTTTTCCTTTTGAACAATATAGGCAGTAAGCACTTTTGGTACTTTTTCTTTATACCTTAACCCTCTACGCCCAATTGTGTAAGCGGCCGCCTGATGAATCGAGGTGCCAAATTTACGCATGTATTTCATTTTTCCTGAAATCGATGTGTAAGCTGGATTCACTTGAATGACATCTAATCCTATTTTATTGGCTCGATTAATGATGGCTTGAGACATTTTACGATAAGCGAATATACTTTTTAGATGATTGGCTTTTTTGTTACCGTAAATGTCGCCTGTTTTAGATAGAGTTGTATCGATATCTTCGATTACGATGGGTTTATTTTTACGAAAAGCCAAATCGACCAAAGCAATGGCCTCTGCTTCGATGATTTTGGTGATTTGTCCAGATGTTTTCTTGTGAATAGAAAATAATAGCTTTCCACTATCGAGATAATTTCCGTCCTTTGAAACATCTGCCCAAGCAAAATGATCCACATTACAATCGACACCCATTACACCATCCGAAGTAGAGAAATTAACACAAGGATTCAAGTCAACATCTACAATGTTTTTAATCATGTAATAATCTCCGTGATTTTCGATAGACCACGAAATCGGTTTCCCGAATTCTTTTTTATTTTTACATTTCTTTTGATTATCTGTCGCTTGATTGACCATCTCTTGTCCATATGGAAAGGTAACACCAGGAATGGTTACGACTTGGCCACCTAAGGCAGTCATATGGAGTTCATTATTTTCTGTATGGTAATGAAAAACGAAATTACCCGATCCGGCATCTTTCCGACCAGAAATCAAACATTCTTTATTTCGTGCAGCTAAAAAGAGCTTTCTCCAACATGCATGATCTTGAACATACTCTTCTTTGGTGAATTGTTGTTTAAATAATTTCTTAGAGCCAAACACCACACTTGGAATAGATGTTTTTTGTTTTTCTTTCTTTTGCTCTAATCGAAAAAGGCGATGTTCTAAACGTCCAATTTGGGCTTTTCGAAAGGTAAGCTCTTTATCTACATATTGATGTTCAAACAAATACGCATTGAACCAAATCAATGATTGTTTCTTCTGTTCAAGTGAAAAAATCCCACTTGAATGATAAGAAAACTTCAGGTTCTTAGGAAATCGTAGGTCTCCTTTGATACAACTCTCTTTGATTTTCTTCAACTGCATAAGATATTTCCGTTCGTTTTTGAGCTTTTTCTTGATTTTTTTCATCTTTTCTTCTGTTTGGCGGATATACAAATGGGTTAATTTGGTTCGGGATGTGAAAAGAGCGTTCGCTTCTCTAACGATACTGTTCGCAACATAGTCGCTTACATCAAACGTTTTCTTTACGACTTGATGGATGCTTTCTTTGTGTAATTTTCGTTTCCATCTTTTTTCGCGAACTAATGTTTGAAAGGCGAATCTCTTAGCTTGATTGAATACTTCTGTAAAACGAGAAATTTCATCCACTAACGATTTGCTCATTTTGTTTTTATATAATCGTTTTGAAAAATAAGTTGCTTTCACCCGCTTTCACCACCAATCAGAACATAAGTTCCTATATATATGAATATTTTACCTGTTGCTAGCGAATTTTTCAATCTAAAATAACTGAAGAAACAAAAAAGAAGCCCACTCATCTCCCACTTACCCTTCGCTCGCTATCGCATGGCTATGGCTTGAAGATGGGAGTCTTCTTGGCTAAAATGATAAAAAATCCGACCAGACAACGGTCGGATTTTTTTATCCTTCACTTAACAGGCTGTATAATATGTTTCACTTTATTCCAACAAGGAATTCGACAGTACATAACGAATAGTATATTCTAGTTCAATGGAAAGGATGATAAAAATGAACACACACGGTATAACTGCTGAGGACTTATTTCACTTACAATCCGTAACAGACCCTCAACTTTCTCCTGATGGACATCTCGTCATGTATGTTCAAACGAGCATTGATCGAGAAACCGAGAAATACATATCTAATCTCTATTTATATAATGTCCTTACAAAAGAAACGAAACAATGGACAACTGGACAAAACAGACATTCTAGCCCGCGTTGGTCTCCAGACGGTAAATATATGAGCTTCGTCTCTAACCAATCAGGAAGTAACCAATTATATGTAATGAGTTCCGCAGGAGGAGAAGCAAAGCAAATAACAAACTTAAAATCTGAAGTATCTCCGCCCATCTGGTCTCCCTGCTCAACGAAGCTTTTATTTTCAACTAGTCGTCCAGCTAGCGACCAAGAGGAGTACAGAAATGAAGAAAAGAAAACGGCACTTCGATTTGAACGCATTCAATATAAATCAGAAGGGCAAGGATATTTTAACGGGCTGTATAAACATCTAGCTGTTGTTGATGTGCTGACAGAAGAAATCGAATTTTTGACAAAAGGACGACAACATTATTCTCCAAGTGCATGGTCTCCAGATGGAAAGCATATTACATACGTTAGTAAAACGATAGAACAAGGCGAATACGATTTTATTTCTGATATTTTCACTATGGATATTTCAACAAAGAAATCAGTCAACATTACAAATAGAGCTGGATTTTTTTATGACCCCAAATGGTCTCCTAACGGTGAATATCTCTCTTTTCTTGGTCATAAGCGAGAATTTCTCAATGCTACATTAGCTAAAATCTGGCTATATGACATAAACAAGCAAACTACTTCTTGCTTAACGGAAGGCTGGGATGTAGAATTAGGAAATTCTTGTATTACCGATTTTCAAATGGGGGCTGTCGACCCGGGTATTCTTTGGACGAATGACAGCGCAGGGTTTTATTTTTTAATGAGCGATGACGGGAACACAGGAGTATACTATGGCTCCATTGAAGGGGCTATGTATCCATCTATCTTAGAAAATCAACATATTTACGGACTTTCTATTGATCCAAATCACCATCAAGCCGTTGTAGCAATCAGTACTCCAACAAACCCTGGAGAACTGTATTATTTTAACTTAATGAATGGGCAACAGGAGCAAATTTCCTTTGTGAATACAAGTTTTGTCCAGAACAAATCACTAGCTGAAGCTGAAGCGATTAGCTGGAAAGCGAAGGATGGCTTGGATCTTCACGGTTGGCTTATCAAGCCTGTCTGTTACGAAGAAGGAAAAACCTATCCCCTCATTTTAGAAATTCATGGTGGACCGCATTTAATGTATGGAAACAGCTACATGCATGAATTTCAAGCATTAGCAAACGAAGGATATACAATCTTATATACTAATCCGCGTGGCAGTGTCGGTTATGGTCAACAATTTGTAAACGCTTGTCGTGGTGATTATGGAGGTATGGATTACGAAGATTTAATATCTGCTGTTGATTATGTGACTAACACATACGACTTTATAGACCGCAATAAACTAGGAGTTAGTGGTGGCAGCTACGGCGGTTTCATGACAAACTGGATTGTTGGCCATACGGATCGTTTTAAAGCAGCTGTCAGCCAACGTTCCATTTCCAACTGGTTTAGCTTTTACGGGGTAAGTGATATTGGCTATTATTTTACGGAATGGCAACTCGAGGGCGATATTTTTCAAACACCAGAGAAGCTATGGAATCATTCGCCATTAAAGTATGCTGCTAATATACAAACACCTTTGCTTCTACTACATGGAGAAAAAGATTTACGTTGTCCGCTCGAACAAAGCGAGCAACTATTTATTGCTTTAAAACGGCAAAAGAAAGAAACTACTCTTATTATTTTTCCCGATGAAACACATGAAATTACACGTAACGGTTCACCAAATATGCGCTTGCAGCACCTTCAAGAAATTAAAAATTGGTTTAATAAACATATAAGAAACCTCTGTTAGCACTCGCTAACAGAGGTTTCTTTTGTTAATGCTGAATTTGATTATGCTGTTCCGAAATGGAACTTAAGGCTATGCCCGCTCTTTGATCCGATTCTTTACGAACAGCTAAATCCCCAAGTGCAACAATACCAACCAGTCGATTATTCTCAATAATTGGAACACGACGAATTTGTTCGGTTGCCATTAACTCTTCGATATCATCAATGGACATATCTGGTGTGCCTGTTACTAGACGTGTGGAAATCACATCAGTAATTTTTGTTGAATTTGGTTTCTTTTCAGCAACACAGCGAATAACAATATCACGGTCAGTAATAACACCGACTAACGTATCATTATCCAAAACAGGAATCATCCCCACATTATCCTGTTTCATTTTTAGTGCCGCTTCATAAATATTATCTAGTGTCGTACAACAATCCACATTCGTTGTCATAATATCTCTTACTGTTTGCATGAGAATTCCTCCACTTCTGTAGTTGGTACAAATTTATTATTATCCATGCTACAGTCTCATACACGTGGAAAATGAAAACAGCCTCTATAAAGAATAAAGCGGATCTTCCAGAAGTTGGTTTTCCCTTTATCCCCCACATCTATCTTCTTTAATTACTCATACTTGAGGGGGCTTACTGCCCGTTAAGTGTGGAATGAAATTGTCTAATATACATCTTTTCGAATAAATACCATAAATGAAACGATTAACGCTACCAGCCACCACACAAAGAGAATAAGCACAGACGATAAAAGCGTCATTCCTTCAATCGGTGGAGCGACTCCACTTAAATAATTAGTAAGCTGTAAATTGACCATAAAAAATATTTAGCAGACTCCCAAGACGATACCATATTGTTCAAAATAGCCCCCGAAATAAGAGCTGCCAGCATAATTCCCATCCCTGCAGGAGTACTGCGTATCAATACAGATAACATAAACGCAAGCGTACCAACGACAACAGCGATATACCAAACTAATCCAAAATCCATCAATAATAGCTGCCATTGGCTAATTAAACGAACACCGCTTGTATCTATATTTCCAGCTTCCACTGTAAATCCAGTAATAATCGGGGCATTCCAACCATGATAACCGAAAACGACACCAGATAATGCATATGCTAAAACTCCTGTCATCGCCACAATTATGGAAATCGATAAGAGTAACGTAATATATTTACTCATTAATATTTTCCAACGCGGCACAGGCCTTGTTAACAATAATTTAATCGTTCCTTGACTACTTTCAGATGAGACTAAATCACTCGCTACAATCATGACCAATAAAGGAATGAATAAAGAACTCGCATTTTCGATAAACATTCTCGTAAATGTAGCCGCTCCAGGTTCAGATGGATTAATATTATGATCAAGATAATATTGCTGCTGTTTAACTGTTACCTGCAGCTGTTCTCTCCACTCATCTAACATCCGACTAGAACTTAAACGATTTTGAATATCAATAATTTGCTGCTGTACAGCTGTACGCCAATCATCTGTCCCAAGCTTCTCTCTTTGCTCTTCGGCTTGTTTATATTGCGCGTATGTAAACAGAACGACTAATACAGCGACAATTACGCCAATAATAAGCAGTCTTTTCTTTGCCAACAGCTTCATCATTTCGTTTTGAATTAAGTTAATCAATACCTGCACCTCCTCCGTCTGTAAGCTCTAAAAATAAATCCTCCAACGTCGGAAGTCTTCTGTTCATTTCAAGTATTTTCACACCATGCTTTACTAGCGCTTCATTCCATTTCGGTGTTTCCTCTTCATCAAAACTCGTCAGTATATAACCATCTTCTGTTTCCATTACCTCTGTTAATGAACGTAATACTTCTGTTCCAAGTTCTATTGGCTCAACACGCCAATTCATCCGCTCTTGTACACTTAATAAATCACTAACTGTACCTACCTTCACAATTTCGCCTTTCGTAATAATCGCTACGCGGTCACAGAGCAATTGAATTTCACTTAATAAATGAGAAGAAACGAGCACACTCATTCCTTCCTCTTCTGCCAGCATACGAATAAACTGTCTCATTTCGCGAATTCCTGCTGGGTCAAGACCATTTGTTGGCTCATCTAAAATTAATAACTTTGGACGATTTAACATCGCTTGGGCAATTCCAAGTCGTTGGCGCATACCAAGAGAATACGTTTTCACCGTATCATGAATTCTTTGCTCTAGCCCAACTAATTTGACCACTTCCATCATTCGCTCTTCCCCTACATTCGGCAGCATTCTCGCAAAATGAAGTAAGTTATTCCAGCCACTCAGAAAAGGATATAGTTCAGGATTTTCAACAATACAGCCTAAATGCTGCATGGCCTTCTTATAATCTTTTTTCACATCATAGCCACAAATACGAATGGAACCTGCTGTTGGTTTAATTAGTCCAACGAGCATTCGAATGGTCGTTGTTTTACCTGCACCATTTGGCCCTAAAAATCCAAAAACTTCTCCTTTTCTAACAGTGAAGCTAATATCTTTAATAATTTCTCGTTTTCTAATTGTCTTTTTTACAGAGTTTACTTCTAATGTCACATTACTCATCGTCCTTTGCCTCCCATTCAATTAATGG from Peribacillus asahii carries:
- a CDS encoding ABC transporter ATP-binding protein, translating into MSNVTLEVNSVKKTIRKREIIKDISFTVRKGEVFGFLGPNGAGKTTTIRMLVGLIKPTAGSIRICGYDVKKDYKKAMQHLGCIVENPELYPFLSGWNNLLHFARMLPNVGEERMMEVVKLVGLEQRIHDTVKTYSLGMRQRLGIAQAMLNRPKLLILDEPTNGLDPAGIREMRQFIRMLAEEEGMSVLVSSHLLSEIQLLCDRVAIITKGEIVKVGTVSDLLSVQERMNWRVEPIELGTEVLRSLTEVMETEDGYILTSFDEEETPKWNEALVKHGVKILEMNRRLPTLEDLFLELTDGGGAGID